GGCTGCTCCATTGCTTCTGAATTCTTAAGCTTTGTACGAGCATCCTTATCCCAGAAACTGAACCTGCCATCAGAACCAACTGTCGACAGTGTTCCATGGACTGGGTGGAACTTTATGTCGTTCACCTGTGGAAGAGAAATGTATCTTAGGAATGCTCAGTTAGAGACGTAAAGGATGACAtgaccaccgttgccaggttatcgtactcagagcatagtatttactggttcCTGGGgcgtaactattgccaagagacattAGGAtccaactcttttaacgataactataaatgagtttcattattggggcccagaagacagttttggggtggGAAGTCTGGAAATATAAGCGGATGAGTACGACAATCAGGCAACGTTAGACATGGCACATAACTGAAATACCCAGCTATGAGAGCATTATGGTATATATGTGATGTGTACTGGTTAAAGACAATAATTCACACATTAATACTaccataaggaaaagaaaatagaagggatAGGAGTAAACGGAGActgcttttttaatttttttccttaagTTTCTTGCCCATCAGCAGTTTCCTTTATGGCAAAAAaatgggggaggtgaggagggtgagcTGAAGACTATAAGGTAAACAAAATCCAAGATACTCATGGTAGATTTGTCTTGGAagcttttttgtttttcctttgtttgttacccctgagctgtttcctttaccgtaaaaagaaaagaaaaactgaagaagaCAACAAGGAAAACGTACTCCAGGACACTCACCGCGTATATGTCCTGGAAGCCGTTGGAGGTGCCGTTTGAGCGGTGGCACTTAAACGTAAAGTTGTCTCTTGGTGATGCTGCCACGATGTACTGGATGGCTACCCGGCCCTCCACGCTGCCCAGAGCAAACCCAGCAGGAGCACCGGCACCCTTCTTGTCCTTGAAGATCGCGACGCATCTGTGCTGTAAGGAAGGAACATAACATGGTGACGTACATAACAAGGATGCAAAGAGACTCCAAGAAGATGGCCattactcttctctctcctttctgggGTTCGCTGGGCTATGAGTCTATCCCACTCCTGACAATCATAAACTTTCTCTTCCCTGGTGTTCATCCTAAGTCACCCATCACTGTTGCCTGTATACTAATTTCCAACAATCCTCTTGAGAAAAATTGTGATATGGTGAAGACTCTAGCAAAGATTGTAGGCAGTAGACCAGTACGTATCTTCATCCATTTAGCTTTTTACTATTACACAAAAACAATTAtaaaccagtatcttcattcattcattgttttaCTATTATCAAAAGCAGCTAACGGCTTTCATTATCCTGTATATTAATCTTTCtgaacccccacccccacatagAGACCAGCAGACCTTCATCTCCCACCTATACCTTTATGAATTTTCCACTTACCTGATATTTTAATGGTGATTCTATCTGTTTGAATTCCTGTGGTTGGCCTTCAAGCTGGTACACAATGAGGTGGCGGTTAGCAGTGCCCACCACGGCCATGGGATACTCCACGTCAGCACAGTAACATCGCTCCGGGAGGTTGATGGTCATGATGGGCTGGGCGCTCCGTGTGTCCCAAAACTAAAAACACATGAACGAAATTAAAAATGTTCTCTTCTCAATCTAGAAATTATCATGCTGTAAAAGAAATGAGGAGTCTAACTGAATACATGTGCTAAGTTATTTCTTGAAGAGACAATAACAGAAATAGAGAAGTTATGCATGGTTCTGATAATCTGTTAAATAGTGAAGTTAACTTTGAAAACCTAGCAGACCAATTAGCttctgttaacccggtagcagcgacgggtcaaatttgtggctttaccatgaaccagcgacgggccaaatttgtggctttaccatgtaccagcgatgggccaaatttttgccatgatataacccccccaaaatagatgatgcacaaactaatcagaaatgtgttgatatatattatgaatcagtttgcgtgaatgatgatttttgctcatttttctcgcttagaggggcctttaagaaacatgatccctgcagctattGGGTTAAATTTAATTCAGCTTTACTCATATATTTTTATTCCCATCTGTTGTGTCTGACTCTCCTTATAAATCTGTGTGATGAAAGGTTTTAGTTTGGTATTATCagatgcttccacctctcacacaactatttccaaaggtcaaaaaggagatcaatcaggttccaatgagtgttttcttagattcatggtacaaaagaagggtcaacctaccaccagagccatgaaactacccctgcaGATGCCCaaagctcccacgaaagccttgttaaatgtgtgtttgggaGGTGAAATGTTTAGAAATATGACCATTAGCACAGCAAGAGAGGGCAGACTACACAAAAATAAACGTACTTACATGCTAGTGCTGGATTACTATAAAACATTACATACCTTTAAAGTCTTATCCCAcgagcccgtcatgatgcaggagTACGTTGGTGCCTTGATCCAGTGCACTGTCTTCACTGGGGCGTCGTGCTGAGCCACCTGCATCTTCTGGTTGCTCCCCAAGTCCCAGCAGTGAACGGTTTTGTCTGCGCTTGCCATaaacacctgaaaaaaaaaatccatgctgACTTAAAAAGAATCTATGCTGAATTTATCACAACATGCTGACTTAAAAAGAAGCTATGCTGAATTTatcacaacaaaacaacaacaaaaaagaatccATGCCGACTTaatcacagcaaaaaaaaaaggaatctaTGCTGAATTTatcacaacaacaaaaagaatccATGCTGAACAAATTACAACAACATGATTTTTGGCTTCAAATGATATCGCAGAGCAGCCTGAACCTTTTGCCTTTAGTTCAGCTTGATAGTAAttcctgctgtttttttttacttatgccGAGGAATTTTTCTGTTCCCTGCTAGAtccttcttaacccggtagcagcgacagaccaaatttgtggctttaccgtgtaccagcaacaggccaagtttttgccttgatataaaccccccaaaagaaatgatgcataaactgatcagaaatgagttgatatatattatgaaatggtttgcgtgagtgatgattttttctcggttttctcgcttagaggagcctttaagaaacatgatccccgcagttaccgggttaaTAAAGAATACAAATCCACACTCCTTTCAATCTCTAATACCTCCGTAGCACAAGATAATGTCCATCTGATAATACCATGAACTGCACTCCCTTTCTGGAAGCTTCTAAACAGTTTCGTGAATCTCTGGAATATTTTGGGCTATAACAAAAAAATGCATTTCAAAATAATCCAAGTAAAATATCTCACGGCACCTGCATTGTTACTACCATACACACCTTGCTGCCGTCATCATGCCACGCCACATCCATGATTGGTCCTCCCATGGTCTGCTGGGCCTTTCCTATTGTCTTCCCATCTCTCTGCACCTCCCAACATCGCACCTGCAGGAAACATTACGAAATATCAACTACGGTAACTACACTTGTCCACTAAACTGATCCATAAGCCCCAAAAagcacaaaagaaagaagaaaatacagaaatttttgatgagaagagaaaaaaggaatgaaaaggaggaacacAGAGAGCCAGAGAGTGAAGGACTACATCAGGGATTGCCGTTAcgaaggcaaaactcccgaccatgAAATGAACTCTTCCATACCTACGAGAGCTGACTGGTTGGCTTTCTGAAAGGAGCTTGGAGTTAGGAGTCAATGTTACCTTGGGTGAAGGGTGAGGTAGAGGGTGTGAGCTTCTGGACCAGTTTAGTGTACAATGACTATAATATTAATCTTGGGAGCCAATTCCTTAGTGCATATTAAACTTACATTATTGTCCCAACTTCCAGCGACCAAAAAATCTtgtggaatggaaggaggagagaacgcCATGCACTGAACAGAGTCATCAGGAGGATTCACAACctggaacaaaaaagaaaaaaaaaaaagaagaaataaacatgTTAAGTAAGGGTTGCCATGAAAAATAGCTGTGTGCATATTCTACTCATCTTGAAAGGCACAACACGCACTTGCTGTCAGTTGTGGGTGTGTCTGAATCACCTTACATCCTTGTGTAATGAAGGGTTTTACTACAGCAAAAGAGGGCAGATGACACAAAAAAGAATCATACTCACatgctatagtgaaaccaaattgtcgagtccattTGAgtgttggctcccgcgggtccatttcccccctctgctctgccacacagtcccaacacctattttttcctctcatatgttgcctatagcttacatatgagaggaagagataggtgttgggactgtgtggcaaagcagaggggaggaaaggacccgcggaagcctacaccagaccggcctcgacatatttggaagactgtAGCGATAGATTACTACAAAGCACTGCATAATTTGAGACATCCCAGGGGCCTTGTAACACCAAATTTTGTTAGTGAGGGACTGAATTAGCTCACCCAGAATGACAACAGCAGCTGGATGGGCCCTGATAATCCTAATTGATATAATGAACCCCAATTCTATTGTAAATGGAAActtaaggacacctctcctcccgaaattgacttctctttcggtcactcttctccaatctttttaggggcagtaagtagcggccttttttttcattattattattattttttttaagcccttgatctgtctcctttgctgtaaagaaataaaaaagaaaaaaaagatgaatgtcaGTGGGAGAATCATAGTGAAGCTGAAAATACTTACTTCAAAATCCTTCATAGGGTTGGCCGTGGCAGGAGTAGTGGTGGACAGGCCAAACCCGCTAAAACTACTCCCAGCAGAGCCAAATGTGGTGGGGTTGAACATTCTCTGAAACATAAAGAATTATTAAGACTAGTTGACATGCATGGTAAAGATGATTCAATCCATCGACACGTTACTACAATAGCAGGGCCCGAGTTATGCATTAAGTATTTGGAGCATTGTCTAGCAGgcatttttgttcttgtttttttttttgctttttgcccttgagttgcctcctttactgtaaaaaaaataaaaaaggatggCTACAGTATTGGATGGTCTCTAATTATTTAATCCTACACAAGAAAAGCATTAGCAACAATTGTCATTAGTTCAATGCTTGATTTTTAGTACTTTAACCCAACTAAACAAATTAAAGAAGGGTCTGGGCAGTTGGTCGGGTCGGGTTCACCTTCCCTGAATCCTGGGGCAAAGGGTTATTTCCCACCACAGGATCTAGGGCCAATGTGAGAGATGAACACCAAGGCCATGTGCAGTTATAgggttagtaggtcgtaaagttcggttggagtggtttaaatatgctccccaaccctaaaccctctgtgagctattttacggctgtggcggctgcagcgtcgccacgGCCGCCGcaagaggaggcgacgcgctttcgtaaacattattccctattttcaagagtaaaaaaaaagtccttgaattggattttcaaagcatttccatgactgttgaaggtttgtagaaaagatatatgaagacatagtgatgtttcataaagtagattatgagatactggcatggacctaaaacgaatctttaccccagGCCAGTTACACATGGAAAATCCTGGAGGGTACTGTCCCTGACCCCACACTGGGAATGTTGACAGCCCACATCTCTGGAAAAACTGGATGCATGTGTTCAAGATATGCCCTGCCGACAAGAGCGCCGGGGAAAATTAGATCAGAGCTGGCAGCCAGCCTAGCCCACGACGGCCCTAGAATCTTCAACACACTACCAAAAGAGGTGCGGGAAATTACAGGCTGCTCAGTGGAAAGGTTCAAAGCTGCACTGGACAGGTTCCTTAGGGCAGTGCCCGATGAACCGCCAGTGCCAGGCTACACATCAGTCTGCAGAGCAGCCTCAAATTCCGTACCGGACCGAGTGCGGCTGAAGAGACAGGACGCCAGCAACTTCCTGAACAGCGGTGGACCACCACGACTGTGAGGCACAAGACCtctatacacaattaaataaacTAAGTAAGTAAGTTGCCCTTAagcctttcattgctaaacgctcgcagcgagcattaggcgtatttgctggtggtgctaaacgctcgctgcgagctccagctgcactcaaatctcccgtgtatgaatgtgttccaacactatttttcacaacacaggattgccaattgagtgggttctccactaaatttggtggaaaatcgtttcagcccagcgcggcaaatctatggacgagtaactagtggatgttcttgtccaatatagcagcatttttgcatagcttcacctatcacctgactgattctttgaccaaacagttgtaaatattgcagttggcaatacaacctcgccagaatctcaaggaaagatgtctgcagttcccacaatatggctgatcatcctgcacgcaccgacgtaagtgttcatattcaacactccctgaaagTGCGTGTATGTTTGCAGGAGGCATACAtccaactcctatagatctggaccttctctttccaatggtgtttttgttttttagttgtgatgaatagtttttgagatacagaggttaaaagataCCCCTCATTGGGCTgtctgactgcgcctgaggggatggTCGCGTCCCGTCCCACGCGCAAAGAAAGGGTTAAggcgtctcctttgctgtaaaaaacaaaaaaaataaaacgatggTTACAGTCCTTTACTGCCTCCTACATAGAGACCTGAGGTTACTCTGCCCCGTGTGGTACAAAATAGTCTCTCTCCCTGTACACAAAACTGGGCACTGGACGTCACACACACGGCGGCTTCAGTCTTTTGGTGATTTCTACAAGGCTACTGCGTTATTCGTCTCCATCTCACCGCGTGTCACCGTCGAGGGCTTAAAGATGCCGGTGGTGTGGTGTaaaggtggtggtgtggtggagggtggtggcggcggctctCAAAAGTCAGTCTCCACCACGCTGGCTTGTTGTTGTCCTGCCCCGCCGCGCAGTGCCGTGCCTCAGCCTTTGCAACGGAGCACTAAACCTGtcacatcttttcttttttcttttattccacgGACAAGGATTCTACTCTTTATgtcgcttgtgctccctatcTTAATGTATGTCTCTGAGATATGGACATAATAGTGACTTGGAGAAGGGGGTTAATCTAGctaacaactgcttctaatataccgaaaaaatagcatgggtactGCATAGGATATATTTCTAGTTTTACCGAGAAGCGTGTCAATGCCTTGTTATGCAAAACTCTTCACTAATTGACAAACTCCCCACTAATTGTCAAACTCTCCACCAATTGACAAGATCTAGGCAACCTCTTCTATAGGTCCGTATCCTCAAGTACACACATCAGAACACTCATTATATTTAACGTATACGTCTATCTGCACACCAGCATCAGGATTTCACCGAAGATAGTTCCGGTAGTAGTGTTGTCAAGCCTGTCAAGCTATTCATTAATTATCTAGCTATTCATCAATTGACAAGACATTCCATTTGTCAAGCCATTCATCAGTTACCAGCCTATTCACCAACACGTAATCAAGCATACTAAATACATCTTACCTTGGCAACACGTAACCAAGCATACCAAATACATCTTACCTTGGCAACACGTAATCAAGCATACCAAACACATCTTACCTTGGCAACACGTAACCAAGCATACCAAATACATCTTACCTTGGCAACACGTAATCAAGCATACCAAATACATCTTACCTTGGCAACACGTAATCAAGCATACCAAATACATCTTACCTTGGCAACACGTAATCAAGCATACCAAATACATCTTACCTTGGCAACACGTAATCAAGCATACCAAATACATCTTACCTTGGCAACACGTAATCAAGCATACCAAATACATCTTACCTTGGCAACACGTAACCAAGCATACCAAATACATCTTACCTTGGCAACACGTAACCAAGCATACCAAATACATCTTACCTTGGCAACACGTAATCAAGCATACCAAATACATCTTACCTTGGCAACACGTAATCAAGCATACTAAATACATCTTACCTTGGCAACACGTAACCAAGCATACCAAATACATCTTACCTTGGCAACACGTAATCAAGCATACCAAATACATCTTACCTTGGCAACACGTAATCAAGCATACCAAATACATCTTACCTTGGCAACACGTAATCAAGCATACCAAATACATCTTACCTTGGCAACACGTAATCAAGCATACCAAATACATCTTACCTTGGCAACACGTAATCAAGCATACCAAATACATCTTACCTTGGCAACACGTAACCAAGCATACCAAACACATCTTACCTTGGTTCCCATTACACGAACACTCCTGCCAGATCCTTGTCCCCGGTGCACATGTGGCCTAGGAACTGATCTTGTCACCTTCTTGTCAAGCTGTTGTTACTCTGCGCGGCTTCAGTAATGTGTCTACCCAGCCGTCCACTGAGAACCGAGCTCCAGCGGGTTTCGTGTGGATGAACCAGAAGCATTGCTGGGTTCGAAGCTCTTGAGTGCTGTATTCGAAGGCACTTGCTGGTTTAGTCTATTCCTATTGCTAGAATGTGAGTTGATTATTAAGTGCCGTGTTCAAATGTAATTGCTGGTTCGTTAGTTTACTCCTATTACTGGAATATGAGTTTCCTAATGTTATTCGTCATCAAGTTtctccctgatttttttttttttttaaatattcatcccctagtatcactaggggaaacgttGAGGGAAAAAATCGCTCCCCCCTGCACGGGGGAGGACGGGCCTGTGCCAAAGatggcccgtagcaggatgccgacagaccgactctatcagcgatcgaaatctagccgaccaagtcggtttGTCGACGagaactggcgtgtctctggcccTGATTTTCTGATATGTTACTTTATATCCGAATACGTTAGtttatttagtattattttttcaGTGTCAAATCATCAGTGCTATATGGGGGGGATATTATAGCTATAGAACAAATGTAATTACAGTTTGTTTAGTTCAATCGTTATTTCCTAGTGTTTCATCCATTAATacgtttcttctttattcatttatcaatttactttttttcagtcTCAAATTATACATGCCAAAGTGGAGACTACAgatcagaatatcacattatttttttggaaattaacagttttttttttatttttaaagttattttcttcctatctatacTGAAGAAATTCAAACTttaaaagtcgtaatattcagtattatataatttatggatcttttccgtttgcaaaccttcagcagtcatggaaatgctttgaaaatccaattcatttttttttttttttgaaaatatgggataatgtttacagcgcgtcgcctctggtgctggccgcagCGAGGGGCTGCAGCAGGTGAGAAatcatatacatgagggggggtcaGGGAGGCGTAGCCCCCTGGTTtatagggggggggaggggggcagcccCCCCCATcgtaagttcggttggagtagtttaaatatgctcccgacCCTAAagctctctgcgagctattttgaggcgCGGCGGGcagcgtaaaagaaaaaaacttaaaaactctttttttctccataaaAATGTTTGTTCTTTGGATTCTACggacaaataaatacaaaaaaaaaaaaaaattaaatttaaatttattttaggAAAAGGCCAAATCCGACTACAGCTATACAAAATAAAGGAACAAATATGGCGGAAGATGTCCATGTAGAAAGAtttaaaaacaacaaaacacctatctttcggccactcctctaactctttttaggagcagtgagtagcgggcttttttttccatatgtttcctttttttatgcccttaaactgactcctttgctgtaaaaaaaaagctggaCGATGTGATTATGTGTTAAGGTAATTAAGGCCACAAACTCACGTGTTATAGGTCTCTTTATTGGGGTCTGACACTCCTTGTTACTCCTCCCTGACACctgcatcttctcctcctcctgcgtacGTCTCACATTCAAGACAGGAGAAAAATAATTAAGTCAACGGTGGAACGTCAACcactaaaataaaacaacactGACCTCCTTAACTTGTTTGGTCTTTTGATAGgtagtttcttttttcctctgttcaTGTCTTTTTTGTTACTCTTTTTACCATGTCTTTGCGATTCTCTTTTCCTAGCTCATTTTCCCTAaagcttttctctttttcacttattGCCTCCACACTGTCCCCGTGAATCACTAGTGGGCTATCTCCCCCTAGAGCGCCCTTGTGATTCACTCTACCACACTATACACCGTCTTTTGTTTTGATTCGGCTCCTCATGCGACTTTTGCCAACTGGTTTGCTTTGATTCACACCCTTTCAATGTCTTTCTAACTCTTTCATTGCCTTTTAGTGATTTGATTTGCACAGTTTTTCAATATACTTCGTGACGCAATGCAATGGAGGTGTTGGGTTTGATTGGTAACAGTTCACACGACTTTTGCCAACCGGTTTGCTTTGATTCACACCCTTTCAATGTCTTTCTAACTCTTTCAATGTCTCTTAGTGATTTGATTTGCACAGTTTTTCAATATACTTCGTGACGCAATGCAATGGAGGTGTTGGGTTTGATTGGTAACAGTTCACACGACTTTTGCCAACCGGTTTGCTTTGATTCACACCCTTTCAATGTCCTTCTAACTCCCTTTCAATGTCTCTTGGTGATTCGATTTGCACAGTTTTTCAATATACTTCGTGACGCAATGCAATGGAGGTGTTGGGTTTGATTGGTAACAGTTCACACGACTTTTGCCAACCGGTTTGCTTTGATTCACACCCTTTCAATGTCCTTCTAACTCCCTTTCAATGTCTCTTGGTGATTCGGTTTGCACAGTTTTTCAATATACTTCGTGACGCAATGCAATGGAGGTGTTGGGTTTGATTGGTAACAGTTCACACGACTTTTGCCAACTGGTTTGCTTCGGCTCACACTCTGTCAATGTCTCTAACTGATTCGGTTCGAACTCTTCTTAATGTCTCTTTCTAACTGTTTTGATTGGCACAGTTTTTCATTGTACTTCATGACGCAATACAATGGAGGTGTTTGGGTGAGATTGGTAACAGTTCAAATGcgtctttcttcatctgttttgATTCCACAGTGCAGTGAAGATGTTTGGGTagaatcaccgttgccagattatcgtactcagagccgcgtatttaccggtttctggcccatgaCTGTttccaagaagcaccaataattaaccatttaaacgataaccatatatgaatgcagttatttgggtgatgaaagcagtttttgggtcggaaatcagcaaacataagaggtagagtacgacaatctggcagcgttgggTAGAATGGGTACTACAGTTCATGCGTGTCTTTCTAACCTGATTGGATTTGCAGGCTTTCAACAAACTGCAATGAAGACGCCAGGAAAGATCGGTAACAGTTCGCGCTGCGTCTCTTTTTAGCCCGATTTGATTCACGCGCTTTCAAGATCGTTATGGTCGATGCGTCTCTTTGATTCTCATTCTTTCAACACACATCAAGACATACTGCAATGAAGGTGTTGGAGAAAGGTAGGTATGGTTAGATGATTCTGAGTTGATGGACTATCTGGCGTCGGGACTGACACGCTAACACTTCCAAGGGACAGtgaaacaccaaacacacacacagacacacgcacactcgCTGACTCCTCTCCATCTCCGTACAGAAGGCTAGACATGAAACTCCACCTTCTCCTTACATATATAAGTATACACCAGGGTTCCTCACGGTATACGGGTACTGACACTTAAACTAGAATCTCTCCTTTACAAATAGTTACCTAAATGCCAGAGGGTGAGACACACAGCTCAAAGGCCCGTAACCTCAGACACACACATCAGAACACTCAGGATTATGTAGTTTTAACGTATACGTCTATCTGTACACCAGCATCAGGATTACACCGAAGATAGTTATGGTATTTATAGAGTTACGTCGTCTATTTGTATTATATCAAAAATACATCTATGGAGAAGGAGGCCAGGAGAGGGGGATGCGAGGGGAGGATTGAAGTGTATATAAAGGAGAGGTGAAGGTTGCGTTTTGTTACTGGAAGCTTCATGTGGTGGTGTTCAGGATCAAGACAATgagggataaaggaaagagaggaggaggactgaagtaCATAAAGGAGAGTTGAGTGTTGACTTTTGGTATTAGAAGCCGTTGTGAAAAAATGACAGAGAAGAGAATGATTGAAGTATAGAAAGACGAGTTGAGTGTTGCCTTTTGTTATTAGAAGCCGTTGTGGtgttgaggatgaagaaaatgaaggaaaatgaagaagaggaggattgaaGTGTATAAAGGAAAGCTGAGTGTTGCCTTTCGTTATTAGAAGACGTTGTGGTGTtaaggatgaagaaaatgaaggaaaatgaagaagaggaggattgaaGTGTATAAAGGAAAGCTGAGTGTTGCCTTTCGTTATTAGAAGCCGTTGTGGTGTTAAGgatgaagaaactgaagaaaaataacgaaaatatgaagtaaaagtGAATGTATATGTGCTTTAGGTCAGTATTGAGGTATATATGTCTGCTTAAAGAGTAATATCACCGAACATTAAGTTGATACCAAGAGCAGCAGGGCGTCGAgacagagatagggagagaaatgcCAAGTCGaacaaaacatgaagaaaaatgacgaaaatatgaagtaaaattGAATGTATATGTGTTTTAAGTCAGTATTGAGGTATATATGTCTATTTAAAGAATGACATCACCGAACACTAAGTTAATACCGAGAACAGTGCGtcgagacagagatagagacaatTTTAAG
The nucleotide sequence above comes from Eriocheir sinensis breed Jianghai 21 chromosome 17, ASM2467909v1, whole genome shotgun sequence. Encoded proteins:
- the LOC126999763 gene encoding protein Rae1-like isoform X2, yielding MFNPTTFGSAGSSFSGFGLSTTTPATANPMKDFEVVNPPDDSVQCMAFSPPSIPQDFLVAGSWDNNVRCWEVQRDGKTIGKAQQTMGGPIMDVAWHDDGSKVFMASADKTVHCWDLGSNQKMQVAQHDAPVKTVHWIKAPTYSCIMTGSWDKTLKFWDTRSAQPIMTINLPERCYCADVEYPMAVVGTANRHLIVYQLEGQPQEFKQIESPLKYQHRCVAIFKDKKGAGAPAGFALGSVEGRVAIQYIVAASPRDNFTFKCHRSNGTSNGFQDIYAVNDIKFHPVHGTLSTVGSDGRFSFWDKDARTKLKNSEAMEQPISCCAFNHNGQIFAYAVSYDWSKGHEYFNPQKKNYIFLRSCYDELKPRSR
- the LOC126999763 gene encoding protein Rae1-like isoform X1 is translated as MGTKRMFNPTTFGSAGSSFSGFGLSTTTPATANPMKDFEVVNPPDDSVQCMAFSPPSIPQDFLVAGSWDNNVRCWEVQRDGKTIGKAQQTMGGPIMDVAWHDDGSKVFMASADKTVHCWDLGSNQKMQVAQHDAPVKTVHWIKAPTYSCIMTGSWDKTLKFWDTRSAQPIMTINLPERCYCADVEYPMAVVGTANRHLIVYQLEGQPQEFKQIESPLKYQHRCVAIFKDKKGAGAPAGFALGSVEGRVAIQYIVAASPRDNFTFKCHRSNGTSNGFQDIYAVNDIKFHPVHGTLSTVGSDGRFSFWDKDARTKLKNSEAMEQPISCCAFNHNGQIFAYAVSYDWSKGHEYFNPQKKNYIFLRSCYDELKPRSR